The following is a genomic window from Acidobacteriota bacterium.
TAGTTGGGAACGTCCACCGAAGACTCGGAGCGCATCACGAAGCTGTCCTCGCCTCCGGCAAAATCCACGAATATCTCGTAGCGTTCCGGGTCACAACGGAAGAGGCGCTCGTTCTCGCCGGTCTCCAGGGAGCGCAGGTCGAGGAACGGCCGGTCGCCTTCCTTGGTGGCACCGCTGCCCGAGAAGTAGACCGCGTCACCCTTCTGGTGCAGCACACGCTCGCCGTTGGGTAGGGCGCGAGTCAGGGGGGAGCCGGGTGAGTTGTATCGGTCACTTTCGTTGAGGTCGAACCACAGCCGTGAGGTTCCCTTATCGACATCCAGGAGCCAGGTGTAGCGCCAGCGTTTGATGCGCTCGCGTTGGGTGAGCATCAGTGTGCCGCCCTCGGCGCCCCACCGGAGTTGCGAGGTGAGGATGCGGTGCTCGGCCCTGAAGACCTGCTCAGGTTCGCCGGTGAAAGGTGCGTCGAGCCGCATGAGTCGGTCGCGGTGATCGGCCTCGGCGACCGGGTTACCGCCGTCCAGAGCCTCGACCCAGAACAGCTCGTGCGGCGCGGTGGCACGCCACGATGCAGAGCGCGGTCCGAGCGGCACGCCGTGGATGGGCACCTCGTCGGCCAGGGGCAGGGAGGCGACGGTAGCCACCTTCTTGCCGGTGGCGTCCCACACCTCCACCTCGCTGGCGAAGCGCCACCAGGGCACCGCGTGGGACCAGGGACCCACCAGGTACTCGACGAGCAGGTACTCGCCGTCGGGCGAGAAATCGGCGGTGGTATAGGCGGCGGGTTTTCCGAGGATCTCGAGCGTGCCGGCATTTGGCTCCACCACCGCCAGCTCGGAGGTCATGTAGTAGGAGAAGAGGGCGTCGTCGTGGGCGGTCTCGAGCAGGTTGCGCGACTCGTAGGTGGAACGGCTCTTGGCGCCTTTGCCCTCCTGGATCTCCGGGCCGGCGGGAATCGGTGGCGGCTCGGGCGGCGCGCCCCGATCCGGCACGCGAAGGACCAGCAGGTGCTTCTGGTCCGGCGTCCAAACCACCCCGGTGCCGAGCAGCGGGTTGACGGCCACGCGGTCGATTTTCTTCAGATCGCCGGCGATCGAGCCGACCCACAGGCCCAGGTGGTCGGCCTCCCTGACGGTGAGGGCGAAGTGGGTGCCGTCGGCGGTCCAGTCGACGCCGAGGACCTCGAGATCTTCCGGCAGCGGGAGAGCCTTTTCAGCGCCTCCCTCGACCGTAACGAGGCGAGGAGAGGTGGCGCCGTGCCGCCCGTGGTAGTAATTGACGGTCGGGTTGACCCGGATGCCGGCCAGCTTGTGCATGGGCCCGGCCATCTCGGCCAGCGGCGGGTAGAGCACCGGATCGGCCAGCAGCAGGTGCTCACCCGTGAGCGACGTCCACACCCACGGCAGCTGGGGCGCGTACAGGACCTCCATGATCTCCCGGGGCGGCGATTGCCATCCCTCTGTCGGCTGGGTCGGGATGTCGGTGGCGATGGCGACGGGAATGAACATCAATATCGCGACGACGAACGTGCTCACGACTCGGTACATGGCTCGCCTCCTCGGGTCAGGGTGGGCCGTTCGGATCGACCAGCAACGGCGCCGTTCTCGGGACGGTGGTCGACGGATCTTCGGCAATTTCAACTGACCACGTCAACCTATCCCGGACTCGAGGAGAGAGTCAACGGGTTTCGTGAGAAATTCGGCTCAGGAACGAGAAGCCGATGAGTTTCTCGAAGAACTCGCGGAGGCGCCCGCGTCGGTACCCTCTGCTGCCGTTGTTTGATCACCGATCGCGGCTCTAGTCATGCGGTGCCTCCCCCCAGTGAGAAAAAAATACTTGACAGTACGACAAATATAATTTACTTTATGTAAAGTATTTTTGACCTGGGTGTTGGGGTGTGCCGCATGAAGAAGGTCATCCAGAATCAGATCCGCAGGCTGCGCTTCGAAAACGGTGAGATGACGCAGCGGGAGCTGGCCCGTCGGTCGGGCTGCACCCGGCAGACGATTCATGCCATCGAAGCGGCCAAGTACGGGCCCTCTCTGGAGCTCGCATTCAAGATTGCCGAGGTCTTTGGGGTCGGTATCGAAGAGGTATTTCAGTTCGAGGATTTCTCGAAAGCAGAGACCGAGTTCCACGAATGAACGCGAAGACCCTTGTGTATCCGTTGCGGAGGTTGTCATGAACGAAATCAAAGTCCCAAGGATGCTGCTCGCAGGTGTGGTCATGTTCGTTGTGTGGATAGCGGTAGAGATCCTGGTGGAGCATGTTCTCGCTCAGGTCTTCTTCGGGCAGACCAGCGCGGAGATGTGGCTGGAGGCGATCGAAATGCCTCTTCTGAGCGGTCCGAATTACTGGATCAACAGCTTTGTTGCTGTTTTCAACTGCACGATCATGATCTGGCTCTATGCCTCGCTGCGTCCGATGTACGGCGTCGGGACGAAGGCGGCGCTCATCGCGTCCGCGTTTTTCATCGCCTGGCTGATCTCGTTGTTCGTCAATCTGGCCAACCTGGGTCTGATCCCTGCCCGGCTCGCATTCCTCGAGGCGTGCTTCGAATCGATCGAGCTTCCGATCGCGATGATTGCCGGTGCTGGAGTGTACGAGGGGAAACAGAAGGGCGATCGGGAAGCCGGATAGACCGGGGCTGACGGCCGGCGCACCGGTATGATGCGTGGATGGCGGCATTCAGTCGGATCGTTGTGCTTTTCACCGTTGCGGCTGCCTTGGCCTGCGGCGGCGCGCACGAGATCGAAAACGTCCTGCTGGTCAGCATCGACACCTGCCGGGCTGATGCGCTCGGGTGTTACGGGAGCGACACAGGCGCCACCCCGAATCTCGATGAATTTGCCGCCGGAGGAGTGCTCTTCGAGACTGCGATCTCGCCGGTGCCGATCACGATGCCGGCCCACAGCTCGCTCTTCACCGGGCTGAACCCCCAGCACCACGGCGTGCGCGGGAACCTCCGCCACCGTCTCGATCCCGGCCTCACGACACTGGCCGAGACCCTCGCCGAGAGGGTCGACAGCTCCGTCGGTGTTATCAGCTCGCGCGTTCTCGACCGCCGGTTTGGCATTGCGCAGGGATTCGACCACTGGGACGACGAATTGGTGGCGACGCGCCGCAGCATCTTCGGTGCCGAGCGGCGCGGTGGTGAGACGATGGACCGCGCCATAGGCTGGCTCGAATCGCACGCGGAAGGTTCCTTCTTCCTCTTCGTTCACCTCTACGATCCGCACGAGCCGTATGAGCCGCCGGAGCCCTGGGCCTCTCGGTTTGCCGACAATCCCTACCTCGGCGAGGTCGCCTATGCCGACGCCGAAATCGGTCGCCTGCTCGAGACGCTGCACGAGCTCGGCTTGGATGAGAGCACCGCGGTGGTGGTGGTTGGCGATCACGGTGAGCTACTCGGTGAGCACGGCGAGCTCACCCACACCTACTTCGTCTACCGCAACGCGGTTCGGGTGCCTCTCATCATGCGTGTCCCGGGCGTCGCCGGTGGCCGCCGAATTGCAGGCACGGTCGGCCTGGTGGACGTGATGCCGACCCTGCTCGGGCTCCTCAGGGTTTCTCCGGTGGAAGGGGATGGGCGCGATCTTTCCGGGCTGCTTCGGGGTGAA
Proteins encoded in this region:
- a CDS encoding helix-turn-helix transcriptional regulator, with product MKKVIQNQIRRLRFENGEMTQRELARRSGCTRQTIHAIEAAKYGPSLELAFKIAEVFGVGIEEVFQFEDFSKAETEFHE
- a CDS encoding S9 family peptidase — its product is MYRVVSTFVVAILMFIPVAIATDIPTQPTEGWQSPPREIMEVLYAPQLPWVWTSLTGEHLLLADPVLYPPLAEMAGPMHKLAGIRVNPTVNYYHGRHGATSPRLVTVEGGAEKALPLPEDLEVLGVDWTADGTHFALTVREADHLGLWVGSIAGDLKKIDRVAVNPLLGTGVVWTPDQKHLLVLRVPDRGAPPEPPPIPAGPEIQEGKGAKSRSTYESRNLLETAHDDALFSYYMTSELAVVEPNAGTLEILGKPAAYTTADFSPDGEYLLVEYLVGPWSHAVPWWRFASEVEVWDATGKKVATVASLPLADEVPIHGVPLGPRSASWRATAPHELFWVEALDGGNPVAEADHRDRLMRLDAPFTGEPEQVFRAEHRILTSQLRWGAEGGTLMLTQRERIKRWRYTWLLDVDKGTSRLWFDLNESDRYNSPGSPLTRALPNGERVLHQKGDAVYFSGSGATKEGDRPFLDLRSLETGENERLFRCDPERYEIFVDFAGGEDSFVMRSESSVDVPN